One region of Streptococcus parasanguinis genomic DNA includes:
- the xerS gene encoding tyrosine recombinase XerS, with translation MKREILLERIDRLKQVMPWYVLEYYQSKLAVSYSFTTLYEYLKEYDRFFTWVLESGISDADTMAEIPLDVLEHMTKKDMESFILYLRERPLLNANTTKNGVSQTTINRTLSALSSLYKYLTEEVENEQGEPYFYRNVMKKVATKKKKETLAARAENIKQKLFLGDETEGFLNYIDQEYPQTLSNRALSSFNKNKERDLAIIALLLASGVRLSEAVNLDLRDLNLKMMVIDVTRKGGKHDSVNVAAFAKPYLEQYLAIRDKRYKTEKTDTALFLTLYRGVPNRIDASSVEKMVAKYSEDFKVRVTPHKLRHTLATRLYDATKSQVLVSHQLGHASTQVTDLYTHIVNDEQKNALDSL, from the coding sequence ATGAAACGCGAAATCTTATTAGAACGGATTGATAGACTCAAACAAGTCATGCCTTGGTACGTCTTAGAATATTACCAATCAAAACTGGCCGTTTCATACAGTTTTACAACTTTGTACGAATACTTAAAGGAATACGATCGATTTTTTACCTGGGTTTTGGAATCTGGTATATCGGATGCTGACACCATGGCCGAGATCCCCTTAGACGTTCTGGAGCACATGACCAAGAAAGACATGGAATCCTTTATTCTTTACTTACGTGAACGTCCTCTGCTCAATGCCAATACGACAAAAAACGGGGTTTCCCAAACAACGATTAACCGTACCCTTTCTGCATTATCTAGTCTTTATAAGTATTTGACTGAGGAGGTTGAAAATGAGCAAGGTGAACCTTATTTCTATCGAAATGTTATGAAGAAAGTTGCTACCAAGAAAAAGAAAGAAACCTTGGCGGCTCGAGCTGAAAATATCAAGCAAAAACTCTTTTTAGGGGATGAAACAGAAGGTTTCCTTAACTATATCGACCAGGAGTACCCACAAACACTCTCAAACCGCGCCTTATCCTCTTTTAATAAGAATAAAGAACGAGATTTAGCCATTATAGCACTTCTTCTCGCTTCTGGTGTCCGTCTCTCTGAGGCAGTCAACTTGGACCTTCGTGACCTTAATCTTAAGATGATGGTGATTGATGTCACACGAAAAGGTGGAAAACATGACTCGGTTAATGTTGCTGCCTTTGCTAAGCCTTATCTAGAGCAATATCTTGCTATTCGAGACAAACGTTATAAGACAGAAAAGACTGATACAGCCCTCTTTCTGACCCTGTATCGAGGTGTTCCAAACCGAATTGATGCTTCTAGCGTTGAAAAAATGGTGGCCAAGTATTCAGAAGACTTCAAAGTCCGCGTGACACCCCATAAACTTCGCCATACATTAGCAACTCGTCTCTATGATGCTACTAAATCGCAAGTTTTGGTCAGCCACCAGCTGGGACATGCTAGCACCCAAGTTACCGACTTGTATACCCATATTGTTAATGATGAACAGAAAAATGCCTTGGATAGTTTGTGA